One part of the Carassius gibelio isolate Cgi1373 ecotype wild population from Czech Republic chromosome B6, carGib1.2-hapl.c, whole genome shotgun sequence genome encodes these proteins:
- the hdlbpa gene encoding high density lipoprotein binding protein a — MSSVAVLTQESFNEHRSGLQPEKAKAAVAGPSGAEDEDSLPTYKDAFPPLPEKALPEGVQETGNAWTTKIRPLKSSVITQVFHVPLEERKYKDINQFGEGDQAKVCLDIMHKTGAHLELSMAKDQGLSIMVSGKHDAVMKARKEIVSRLQTQASATVAIPKEHHRFVIGKSGEKLQELELKTATKIQIPRPEDPSNFIKISGTKEGLEKAKHEILLISAEQDKRAVERMNIEKVYHPFITGAYNKLVGELMQETGARINVPPPSVNKTEIVITGEKEQVALAIAKIKKIYEEKKKNATTIAVEVKKSQHKYVIGPKGNTLQEILDRTGVSVEIPPLDSSSETVILRGEPDRLGQALTEVYAKANSYTVSSVTAPSWLHRFIIGKKGQNLAKVTQQMPKVHIEFTEGEEKITLEGPTKDVQIVQGQIEAIVTDLISRMDYTEISVDPKFHRHLIGKGGANINRIKELHKVSVRIPPDHEKSNLIRIEGDPQGVQEAKKELLELASRMENERTKDMIIEQRFHRAIIGQKGEKVKEIRDKFPEVMINFPDPTQKSDIVQLRGPRTEVEKCTKFMQKMVAEMVENSFSVSVPIFKQFHKNIIGKGGANIKKIREETNTKIDLPAENSNSEMIVITGKKANCEAAKNRVLAIQKELANITEVEVCIPSKLHNSLIGSKGRFVRSIMEECGGVHIHFPTEGSGIDAVTIRGTADEVEKAKKQLLSLAEEKQIKSHTVELRAKPEYHKFLIGKGGGNIRKVRDSTGARIIFPTADDKDQELITVIGTEEAVAEAQKELEALIKSLDNIVEDFMIVDPKHHRFFVARRGQVLRDIADEYGGVIVSFPRTATQSDKVTLKGAKDCVEAAKKRMLEMIEDLDAQVTMECVIPQKFHRSIMGPKGSRIQQITKDHNVQIKFPDRDDQQAPSADAPVQENGEANGEVKEPADPLVPKKCDVIVLSGRKERCEAAVEALKALVPVTIAVEVPFELHRYIIGQKGSGIRKMMDEFEVNIQVPAHELQSDIISITGLASHLDRAKEGLLERVKELQAEQEDRALRSFKLTITVDPKYHPKIIGRKGAIITQIRNEHEVNIQFPEKNDENQDQITITGYEQNAVAARDAIQAIVGELEEMISEDITLDSKVHARIIGARGKGIRKIMDEFKVDVRFPQSGAADPNLVTVTGRPEHVDEAIDHLLNLEEEYLADVVENEAKMAYMKPSGSTASSMEEPRGPSKGFVVREAPWATGNEKAPDMSSSEEFPSFGAPVTNARSSPWGPKRF; from the exons GGAAATGCCTGGACGACCAAGATCAGACCGCTCAAGTCCTCAGTAATCACCCAG GTTTTCCATGTGCCTCTGGAAGAGCGCAAGTACAAGGACATCAACCAGTTTGGAGAAGGAGACCAGGCTAAAGTCTGTCTTGACATTATGCACAAGACTGGAGCCCACCTGGAACTCTCCATGGCTAAAGACCAAGGCCTCTCCATAATGGTCTCTGGGAAGCATGACGCAGTCATGAAAGCCCGCAAAGAGATTGTGTCCCGACTGCAGACTCAG GCTTCAGCTACTGTGGCCATCCCCAAAGAACATCATCGCTTTGTCATTGGCAAGAGTGGGGAGAAGCTGCAGGAGCTTGAACTGAAGACTGCCACCAAGATCCAGATCCCTAGACCCGAAGACCCCAGTAACTTCATCAAGATCTCTGGAACCAAGGAAGGCTTGGAGAAGGCCAAGCACGAGATCCTGCTCATCTCTGCTGAGCAG GATAAGCGTGCTGTGGAGAGAATGAACATTGAAAAGGTGTATCATCCCTTCATCACTGGAGCTTATAACAAGCTGGTGGGGGAATTGATGCAGGAGACAGGAGCCCGCATTAATGTCCCCCCACCAAGTGTGAACAAAACGGAGATCGTCATCACTGGGGAGAAAGAGCAGGTGGCCCTGGCCATAGCTAAGATCAAGAAGATTTATGAGGAGAAG AAGAAGAATGCTACCACTATTGCAGTGGAGGTGAAGAAATCTCAGCACAAGTATGTGATTGGGCCTAAGGGTAACACCCTGCAAGAGATCCTGGATAGGACTGGCGTCTCGGTCGAGATCCCACCCCTCGACAGCAGCTCAGAGACAGTAATCCTGCGTGGGGAGCCAGACCGGCTGGGCCAGGCACTCACTGAAGTGTATGCCAAG GCCAACAGCTACACTGTGTCCTCAGTCACCGCTCCCTCTTGGCTTCATCGTTTCATCATTGGCAAGAAAGGACAGAATCTGGCAAAGGTCACACAACAAATGCCCAAG GTGCACATTGAGTTCACTGAGGGAGAGGAAAAGATCACGCTGGAGGGTCCCACCAAAGATGTACAGATAGTACAGGGTCAGATTGAGGCCATTGTTACGGATCTG attaGCCGAATGGACTACACAGAGATTAGTGTGGACCCCAAGTTCCACCGCCACTTAATTGGGAAAGGCGGCGCAAACA TTAACCGCATAAAGGAGCTGCACAAAGTGTCAGTCCGCATTCCACCTGACCACGAGAAGAGCAACCTGATCCGTATCGAGGGTGACCCCCAGGGCGTGCAGGAGGCCAAGAAGGAGCTGCTCGAGCTCGCGTCACGCATG GAGAATGAGCGTACAAAGGACATGATCATTGAACAGCGTTTTCATCGAGCCATCATCGGACAGAAAGGGGAGAAAGTTAAGGAAATTCGGGATAAGTTCCCTGAG GTCATGATCAACTTCCCTGACCCAACGCAGAAAAGTGACATTGTACAACTGCGTGGGCCTCGCACTGAGGTGGAAAAGTGCACAAAGTTTATGCAGAAAATGGTGGCTGAAATG GTTGAGAACAGCTTTTCTGTCTCAGTCCCCATTTTCAAgcaattccacaaaaatataattgGCAAAGGAGGAGCAAATATAAAGAAG atccgGGAAGAGACTAACACTAAGATTGATCTGCCTGCAGAAAACAGCAACTCTGAAATGATTGTCATCACAGGAAAGAAGGCAAACTGCGAGGCCGCAAAAAACAGGGTCCTTGCCATTCAGAAAGAACTG gcaaATATTACAGAGGTTGAGGTGTGCATCCCCTCAAAACTGCACAACTCCCTAATTGGCTCCAAGGGGCGTTTTGTGCGTTCCATCATGGAGGAGTGTGGTGGCGTGCACATCCATTTCCCAACTGAGGGCTCTGGAATCGATGCAGTGACAATCAGAGGCACAGCGGATGAGGTAGAGAAAGCCAAGAAACAACTGCTGTCCCTGGCAGAAGAAAAG caaattaAAAGCCACACAGTTGAGCTTCGTGCCAAACCTGAATATCACAAGTTCCTTATTGGAAAAGGAGGTGGAAATATCCGCAAGGTGCGGGACAGCACAGGCGCCAGGATCATCTTCCCCACTGCTGATGATAAGGATCAGGAACTGATCACAGTCATTGGTACAGAGGAAGCTGTAGCAGAAGCACAGAAGGAACTGGAGGCACTTATTAAGAGCTTG GATAACATAGTAGAAGATTTCATGATTGTCGATCCCAAGCACCATCGGTTCTTCGTGGCACGTCGTGGCCAAGTCCTGAGGGACATTGCTGACGAGTATGGTGGTGTTATAGTCAGTTTCCCCCGAACTGCCACACAGAGCGATAAGGTCACCCTAAAGGGAGCCAAAGATTGTGTGGAGGCAGCAAAGAAACGCATGCTGGAGATGATTGAGGATTTG GATGCTCAAGTGACCATGGAGTGTGTGATCCCTCAGAAGTTCCACCGCTCCATAATGGGGCCTAAAGGCTCTCGCATACAGCAGATCACTAAAGACCACAATGTGCAGATCAAGTTTCCAGACCGAGATGACCAGCAAG CTCCATCAGCTGATGCACCAGTTCAGGAGAATGGAGAGGCCAACGGAGAAGTGAAGGAGCCTGCTGATCCTTTAGTCCCAAAGAAGTGTGACGTCATTGTGCTTTCTGGCCGCAAAGAGAGATGTGAAGCTGCTGTTGAAGCACTAAAG GCTTTGGTTCCTGTAACCATTGCGGTGGAAGTGCCTTTTGAGCTTCATCGCTACATCATTGGACAGAAAGGAAGTGGAATCCGCAAGATGATGGATGAGTTTGAG GTTAATATTCAAGTGCCTGCTCATGAGTTACAGTCTGACATTATCTCGATTACTGGCCTGGCCTCCCACCTTGACCGCGCTAAAGAGGGTCTTCTTGAGCGTGTCAAAGAGCTACAGGCTGAACAGGAGGATCGG GCTCTCAGGAGCTTCAAGCTGACCATCACTGTGGATCCCAAGTATCACCCCAAGATCATTGGACGCAAGGGTGCCATTATCACCCAAATCCGCAATGAGCATGAGGTCAACATTCAGTTTCCAGAGAAAAATGATGAGAACCAG GATCAGATTACCATTACTGGCTATGAACAGAATGCGGTGGCAGCACGTGATGCTATTCAGGCTATAGTGGGTGAACTGGAGGAAATGATCTCTGAGGACATCACCCTGGACAGCAAAGTCCATGCTCGCATCATAGGGGCACGTGGCAAGGGAATTCGCAAAATCATGGATGAGTTTAAG gttgaTGTTCGATTCCCTCAGAGTGGAGCTGCAGATCCCAATTTGGTGACTGTGACTGGCCGTCCAGAACATGTTGATGAAGCCATTGATCACCTTCTAAACCTGGAGGAGGAATAT CTGGCTGATGTGGTTGAAAATGAAGCCAAAATGGCCTATATGAAACCTTCTGGTTCCACTGCCTCCAGCATGGAAGAACCACGAGGCCCATCCAAGGGCTTTGTTGTGCGGGAGGCTCCTTGGGCCACTGGCAATGAAAAG GCCCCTGATATGAGCAGTTCTGAGGAATTCCCCAGTTTTGGTGCACCTGTGACTAATGCGAGATCATCTCCATGGGGACCCAAACGTTTTTGA